A region from the Cryptosporangium arvum DSM 44712 genome encodes:
- a CDS encoding VOC family protein, with amino-acid sequence MSAAPFHSVIDVFCFVPDLEAATAWYTARLGGPPVLKAPQLARFDLGGSRLTVHSIDEFNDAGPGGCVAYWDVVDVDAVTADWVRHGAVAHRGPKTIMTGERLCQLLDPFGNLIGIRQAAGPLPS; translated from the coding sequence GTGTCCGCCGCACCGTTCCACTCGGTCATCGATGTGTTCTGCTTCGTTCCGGACCTCGAGGCCGCCACTGCCTGGTACACCGCCCGGCTGGGCGGGCCACCCGTTCTGAAGGCGCCCCAGCTGGCGCGGTTCGACCTGGGCGGCTCCCGGCTCACCGTGCACTCGATCGACGAATTCAACGACGCCGGCCCCGGCGGATGCGTCGCCTACTGGGACGTGGTGGACGTCGACGCGGTCACCGCCGACTGGGTCCGGCACGGCGCGGTGGCCCACCGCGGGCCGAAGACGATCATGACCGGCGAACGGCTCTGCCAGCTGCTCGACCCGTTCGGCAACCTCATCGGGATCCGGCAGGCCGCCGGTCCGCTGCCGTCCTGA